One window from the genome of Emys orbicularis isolate rEmyOrb1 chromosome 10, rEmyOrb1.hap1, whole genome shotgun sequence encodes:
- the DRC3 gene encoding dynein regulatory complex subunit 3, producing MSRLYDTIEPNVIDEKMLQKAVEEQGPQEELGQLAKREGIDYKDVIELQLDFRNILKIDNLWQFVNLTKLQLDNNIIEKIEALDSLVHLIWLDLSFNNIEVIEGLESLVKLQDLSLYNNRISKIENLDTLQELQVFSIGNNNLTALENVVYLRKFKNLRTLNLTGNPVCENEQYSMFIAAHLPDLVYLDFRLVDENTRELADIKYQYVIDELKQGEAQALAKLVEEQARQKELEHHKAAYIEYLNGPFLFESMYAEDTEAARLAYLPGMADLLETYKSKFVLICENLFAYGLKEHEKRQAEVSTFYECLQEAIQDSQKQGTKIILDFENDNQGLLDMIQNMSSFEIAESKLVKYNEDISQLSDTLMTLEMQTVDQLEEIIKDFERNIADQVSTFIENVQGMMAQCRDLENHHHEKLLEIAINTLEKIVKSEFDEEMPDDVRLLFVDKDTIVNAVNASHDIHLLKIDNREDDIVTKANSWSSSVIEEVHKNELNRNRNRVREINQHIDHLQEELDNMESLEQME from the exons ATGAGTCGGTTATACGATACCATAGAGCCAAATGTGATTGATGAAAAGATGCTTCAAAAAGCTGTGGAAGAGCAAGGTCCCCAAGAGGAATTAGGACAGCTTGCCAAAAGGGAAGGCATTGATTACAAAGATGTCATAGAGCTACAGCTTGATTTTAGAA ataTCCTGAAGATTGATAACCTATGGCAGTTTGTGAATCTGACTAAACTGCAGCTAGACAACAACATCATTGAGAAGATAGAGGCACTGGATAGTCTGGTCCACCTAATCTGGCTTG atTTGTCCTTCAACAATATTGAAGTCATTGAAGGTCTGGAATCTCTGGTTAAACTGCAGGACTTGAGCCTCTACAATAATAGAATATCTAAGATTGAGAATCTGGACACGCTACAAGAACTACAGGTCTTCTCTATAGGAAACAATAATCTAACTGCTTTGGAAAAT GTGGTCTACCTCAGGAAGTTTAAAAACCTACGCACATTGAATCTCACTGGGAACCCTGTCTGCGAAAATGAACAATATTCAATGTTCATTGCCGCTCACCTTCCAGATCTGGTGTACTTGGACTTCAGGCTTGTGGATGAGAATACA CGAGAACTTGCAGACATAAAATATCAGTACGTCATTGATGAGCTAAAGCAAGGTGAAGCACAGGCCCTGGCTAAGCTGGTGGAAGAGCAGGCTAGGCAGAAAGAGTTGGAGCACCACAAG GCTGCTTACATCGAGTACCTGAATGGACCCTTCTTATTTGAGAGTATGTACGCAGAAGATACAGAAGCTGCCAGGCTGGCTTACCTCCCTGGAATGGCTGACCTGCTGGAGAC ATACAAGAGTAAATTTGTATTAATTTGTGAGAACCTCTTTGCCTATGGTCTGAAAGAGCATGAAAAGCGACAAGCTGAAGTCTCAACCTTCTACGAGTGCCTTCAAGAAGCGATACAGGACAGTCAAAAGCAGGGCACAAAAATAATCCTAGATTTTGAAAATGACAACCAGGGG tTGTTGGACATGATTCAAAACATGAGTAGTTTTGAGATTGCAGAGTCTAAACTCGTAAAGTACAATGAGGACATCAGTCAGCTGTCAGACACACTTATGACCCTGGAAATGCAGACGGTTGACCAGCTAGAG GAAATAATAAAGGATTTTGAAAGAAACATTGCCGACCAGGTGTCAACATTTATTGAGAACGTCCAAGGGAT GATGGCTCAATGCCGGGATCTAGAAAATCATCACCACGAGAAACTGCTGGAGATTGCAATCAACACTCTGGAGAAGATAGTCAAGAGCGAGTTTGATGAGGAGATGCCAGATGATGTCCGACTG CTTTTTGTGGACAAAGACACCATCGTCAACGCAGTGAATGCCTCCCACGATATCCACCTGCTGAAGATCGATAACAGAGAGGATGACATCGTCACTAAAGCCAATAGCTGGTCATCTTCGGTGATCGAGGAG GTTCACAAGAATGAGCTCAACAGAAACCGCAACCGTGTGAGAGAGATTAATCAACACATCGACCATCTGCAGGAGGAGCTGGACAACATGGAAAGCCTGGAGCAGATGGAGTAG